In Oncorhynchus clarkii lewisi isolate Uvic-CL-2024 chromosome 16, UVic_Ocla_1.0, whole genome shotgun sequence, one genomic interval encodes:
- the LOC139367489 gene encoding very long chain fatty acid elongase 6-like has product MNETENIPLAEYDFERKFDEKGALEWMQENWSKSFMFCGLYAAIIFGGQHFMRERPKLNLRRPLVLWSLSLAIFSIIGAVRTGWYMFHVLNKSGFKQSVCDTSFYSAPVSKFWAYAFVLSKAPELGDTVFIVLRKQRLIFLHWYHHITVLVYSWYSYKDQVAGGGWFMTMNYLVHSFMYTYYAARAAGYRVPRPCAMVITATQIMQMMMGLAVLGLVYHWMHEVRCPSYMPNIAWGSLMYLSYLVLFASFFYKSYLKGATYKVGKGSKAE; this is encoded by the exons ATGAACGAGACAGAGAACATCCCACTTGCAGAATACGATTTCGAAAGAAAATTCGATGAAAAGGGGGCTCTCGAATGGATGCAAGAAAACTG GAGCAAGTCCTTTATGTTCTGTGGGCTGTATGCTGCGATCATCTTCGGGGGCCAACACTTCATGAGAGAGAGGCCCAAGCTAAACCTGCGTCGACCCCTCGTCCTCTGGTCACTCAGTCTGGCCATCTTCAG TATCATCGGAGCGGTCAGAACCGGTTGGTACATGTTCCATGTCCTCAACAAAAGTGGTTTTAAGCAGTCGGTGTGTGACACCAGCTTCTACAGCGCCCCTGTCAGCAAGTTCTGGGCCTACGCCTTCGTCCTGAGCAAGGCCCCAGAGCTGG gtgACACGGTGTTCATCGTGCTCCGTAAGCAGCGCCTCATCTTCCTCCATTGGTACCACCACATCACAGTGCTGGTCTACTCCTGGTACTCCTACAAGGACCAGGTGGCAGGCGGCGGCTGGTTCATGACCATGAACTACCTGGTCCACTCCTTCATGTACACCTACTACGCTGCCCGGGCTGCGGGCTACCGGGTGCCGCGACCCTGCGCCATGGTCATCACGGCCACCCAGATCATGCAGATGATGATGGGGCTTGCTGTCTTAGGCTTGGTCTACCACTGGATGCACGAAGTGCGCTGTCCCTCCTACATGCCCAACATCGCCTGGGGCTCGCTCATGTACCTCAGCTACCTGGTCCTGTTCGCCTCGTTCTTCTACAAGTCCTACCTCAAGGGCGCCACTTACAAGGTTGGCAAGGGATCCAAGGCCGAGTAG